The following is a genomic window from Thunnus maccoyii chromosome 13, fThuMac1.1, whole genome shotgun sequence.
agagagaaggagaatgaCGTGCAACAAAAGTTCTACACCGGACTTGAACCAAGGATGTTGCAGTTCATGGTCAACGCTGTAAACCTCAGCTGGGCCAAAGAGAGTGCCACAAGATTTATTTCACCCTATTTTTCCTACTGAACCTTGAATAATCTTTCACCACATAAAATCTGAGgcaacatttacagtaattGTCTAACCTCTTTGCTTGATGAAGGGCTCGAATTGTTTGAACTATTTCTAAACATaataaagaaaagtgtttttcaaatggcgtattttacagtgttgtgAGCACCTGAACAGAAAGATGTGCATTTATGATGTTtctaatttatatttttcaaaaatataaaaactgaagaCCACAGTTTGTGGTTGCTAATAGTGACACaacactgtgtgtctgttagagCAACTGATAAGAAAGATTTAGAAGGGTTCCATGAAAAATGGggttttttgggttgtttttttttaaagtttgggCAACGTTTTACGTCCAGTATGCAGAAGAACAGTACACTGACTGATAACGCCTTAAATGTATATAAGTGCATGCGAGTATTATATTAAAATAGGCTTTTAATTGTCAAAATAgcttgggttttttttggttccCATCAACTAGTTTCATTTGTTACAGtattaaaatgactaaatgtgatGTAAACCACCTCACACATGCATCAGATCAGTCTTATTATGATTACACTTTGTTAAAAATATTCTCCGGGCTTGATAAAAGATACAAGATAATTTGCCTTCTAGTGAAACTTAAATTACCTAAGTagtatgtttgtttattgcCGGCGTGTAAGCAACGAGGAATGCTACTTTCAACATACCACAAATATGCCAAGAAGCTGAATCTACTCGGCctaagagagaaaacagagaaggagACAGTTTTATGAGCTGTTTTTGGACTGGGGGGTCTTGGCCATATGGTTTCAATTATAAACTACACTCaataactgaaatattttaatctaTTAATAGAAAAAGGGAGGAAAGTTGATGAAAACTATGGGCTAGTAACAAAAGTGGATTTTCTCCAAACTTTTAAAAGTTGTCACGTTTTGGTTGAAGTAGCTGAGAATGAGAGCTATATCATTAGTTATTaagtttttattaaattccaACAGAAAATGCTGTTGTAAATTAGAACAACAGGCTCCCATAAACATCAGAGGACTGTCTTTCTGCCgagaacatactgtagatatacAGACTCATAAATCAACCCTCCACGTATGCTTTCAACATTTGGTCTGTATTGTGTCACGGTCAGGAAATCTGGCAGCATGCCGACATAATCAgacttgtgtttgtctttgttcgCAGGTCCAGATGGATGTGTTCTGCAGCGATCTGAGCCTTAGAAGTGCACCAGTCGACCTTCCTCATAACGTCCAAATGCTGGACCTTTCACGTAACCAGGTGCAAAATCTCACCCTGGAAACTCTAGCATACCATACCGGCTTCCACCATCTGAACCTTCACTCAAACAGGATTCACTTCATCCAGCCTGGGCTCTTCAGAGATATGACTGATCTTAAAGTCTTGGATCTGTCCAGgaatcatttaaatgtttttgctctCTCCAAAACCAACATTGGGCCTCTTACAGCTGTAGAGTCTCTGGATCTTTCAAGTAATGGGCTGTACACAGGGATGTCGGACTATTTCCTAGCTCATTCTCCATCACTAACAAACCTTTCTCTGAACAGCAATAGCATCACCAAAATAGCACAAAATAGTTTCCTTGGATCCTCGTCCTTGAGAAAAATCAGCCTCCACAATAATGTCATTTTGGAGATTGAAGATGGAGCTTTTGACTCCTTGGATCATCTGACTGAACTCGATTTGTCCAAAAACTCAATCACGTGCATCACAGACTTCAACCTCTATAATTTAACAGTGCTTAATCTCAGCAAGAACAGCATGGAGTTTTTCCAAAGCACAAGTTCAGATGTTTTGTATAAACTTCTCTATCTTGATCTGAGTCAAAACAAAATgccttcctttcctcttcttccaagTCAGAACATTCTTGAATATCTGGACGTTTCACGAAACCAACTTCAGAGCGTCAATGTTACAGGAACTAATTCAGTAGTGATTTTGAATCACCTGAAATACCTGGACATGAGTTACAACCAACTCAAAAGCATACCATATACCTTTTTTTGCTCTATGGGATCTCTCGAGGTCCTGAATGTGAGCAATAACTGTATTGGCTCGTTTTCCATCCCTTACATAGACATTCTACGGACAGTGAGGGTTATCAATCTCAGCTATAATTCCCTGCAGAGCCTGACATTTGGGGAAAACGCTCTGCAATCACTGGAAGAGCTCATCTTACAAGGAAACGACCTCACCACCCTGGACCATCAAACATTTCTAAGACTTCCAAGTATCAAACACCTGCAGCTCCAGCAGAACAATATAAAAATCTGCGCCTCAGAGAAGAAAACATCACTGACAGACCACAACCACCAGGATCCTTCAGGTTGTGTCTCCTTTTCTTCTATTCCAAGCTTGCAGTTCTTGTACCTTTCTGAAAACAATCTGGAGACTCTGCCTGCGAATGCATTTGCAAACACACCTCTGAGTTTACTGGACTTGTCCCTGAACCCGGGCTTAGACATGGATAAAGACTCCCTCATTGGTCTCGAGCATTCCCTGGTTCACCTGCTCCTgagtgaaaacaacatttccAAACTGAACATAGACCTGTCCTCGCTGAGGAGTCTCAAACATGTAAACCTGTCCACCAACCAGTTGACAACTCTGCCTGTGTGGAACAAAGTGTCCTCCATTGAGTCACTAAACCTGCAAAACAACCATCTGGTCACTCTGGAGTACAACACCATATTTGCTCTGGAGCGCTCACTAAAAACCCTCTACATGGGCTCCAATCCTCTAAGCTGCTGCAAAAACCTTGACTTCCTCCACTTAGTTCAGCACTCTACTGTTGTTGTTCCCGACATTGAGACTGTGACCTGTGTTCACGAGAAGAATTCAGAGCCAGTCAACATAGAGGAGGTGAATCAGGAAATGTGTCATACACAAGGAAAGCCAAATtatattgttgttgctgtagtGACAGTGTTGGTTGTAAGCATCGTGGTGGGACTACTCGTTAAATGTTGCCATGCAAGGAAACGAAAGTGCAACCGAAGCTTCAGCGCATAATGTGAATAAACTGTGTACATTCAGCTCCATGAAGGActttatatttgaaatttttCCAATTTCTTTTCACAAGAAGGTTGGTGGTTTTAatcagagacaataaaaaaacatgaatgtagTGTCTGTGATTGCGCCCAACGATTTCTGAATGGACAATCTGAAGCCATGATTTGGGTTTACCACTGCCATCTTTGTTCATAGAGTAAATAAATCCAGATTGGTGAAGCTGAGACGGGACAGTCAAGAAGCTAGAACAGCTGACTGATAGGCTGAGATGCCTGTTTATCAAGCAAACATGTGACATAATGTCTCCTAAATGAATTAGTGATTCTGGAGAAGAAGTAAACTCAAAGTTTGGACTTTTTAAAGTCAGTTTCTTGCAGTTAGCATCTACTGGTCATTTGAGGAATTGCAACTTTAGATCCTTATGGCTAAAGCAGCGGTTTCCTACTCGGTTTTGGTATCAACCCATGTGATTATAATGAATGTAAAAGGAAAGAACCACACTAAAATGCATCAACGCCATTGACCATTTTCTCCTACAGGGTTCTCAACAGACCAGACTGAAAAACAGCCTAAAAATATGTctgtcattttgggaaatatacttattccctttcttgctgagagttagatgagaaaatttATACCACTCTCACATttaagagtggtatcaatcttcttgtcttactctcagcaagaaagcaaataagcttatttcccaaaatattgaactatATTCCTTTACAGGTTGAATGAAGCGTTCTTGAAAATGTAGATAAATTAGTgactgaaacagagaaagataaaacagaCTGATGGAGAGTTTCAACAATGGTCAGATGTCTTTACTCAGTGAAGTTCAGTGTAAGATTATCTGAGTGGAATTTCTCTTAAAGCTAAGAATAAAGAACACCACACTACAAAAATGTCAAGAAACAAAATGCTCTTTATTCTTGGATAATGAAGTCTGATTAGATTAAGGAGGTCATCTGGGATGACTGCACACGATCCaaaagagttttattttaaagcaatCAAAGCCGTCCCTTTACTCTTTATGTAGTTTGCACTTTACATTTCCTCTTGTTTAAGTGATTGTTTCTTG
Proteins encoded in this region:
- the lrrc32 gene encoding transforming growth factor beta activator LRRC32 isoform X2: MAAFQLLFPLLVSCVAASARPPRHLPSCQVVQMDVFCSDLSLRSAPVDLPHNVQMLDLSRNQVQNLTLETLAYHTGFHHLNLHSNRIHFIQPGLFRDMTDLKVLDLSRNHLNVFALSKTNIGPLTAVESLDLSSNGLYTGMSDYFLAHSPSLTNLSLNSNSITKIAQNSFLGSSSLRKISLHNNVILEIEDGAFDSLDHLTELDLSKNSITCITDFNLYNLTVLNLSKNSMEFFQSTSSDVLYKLLYLDLSQNKMPSFPLLPSQNILEYLDVSRNQLQSVNVTGTNSVVILNHLKYLDMSYNQLKSIPYTFFCSMGSLEVLNVSNNCIGSFSIPYIDILRTVRVINLSYNSLQSLTFGENALQSLEELILQGNDLTTLDHQTFLRLPSIKHLQLQQNNIKICASEKKTSLTDHNHQDPSGCVSFSSIPSLQFLYLSENNLETLPANAFANTPLSLLDLSLNPGLDMDKDSLIGLEHSLVHLLLSENNISKLNIDLSSLRSLKHVNLSTNQLTTLPVWNKVSSIESLNLQNNHLVTLEYNTIFALERSLKTLYMGSNPLSCCKNLDFLHLVQHSTVVVPDIETVTCVHEKNSEPVNIEEVNQEMCHTQGKPNYIVVAVVTVLVVSIVVGLLVKCCHARKRKCNRSFSA
- the lrrc32 gene encoding transforming growth factor beta activator LRRC32 isoform X1; this encodes MWREESAERSFRFSVLVWLLSISEWVGARAEDVKSTWSGHTARISHQLKVSTMAAFQLLFPLLVSCVAASARPPRHLPSCQVVQMDVFCSDLSLRSAPVDLPHNVQMLDLSRNQVQNLTLETLAYHTGFHHLNLHSNRIHFIQPGLFRDMTDLKVLDLSRNHLNVFALSKTNIGPLTAVESLDLSSNGLYTGMSDYFLAHSPSLTNLSLNSNSITKIAQNSFLGSSSLRKISLHNNVILEIEDGAFDSLDHLTELDLSKNSITCITDFNLYNLTVLNLSKNSMEFFQSTSSDVLYKLLYLDLSQNKMPSFPLLPSQNILEYLDVSRNQLQSVNVTGTNSVVILNHLKYLDMSYNQLKSIPYTFFCSMGSLEVLNVSNNCIGSFSIPYIDILRTVRVINLSYNSLQSLTFGENALQSLEELILQGNDLTTLDHQTFLRLPSIKHLQLQQNNIKICASEKKTSLTDHNHQDPSGCVSFSSIPSLQFLYLSENNLETLPANAFANTPLSLLDLSLNPGLDMDKDSLIGLEHSLVHLLLSENNISKLNIDLSSLRSLKHVNLSTNQLTTLPVWNKVSSIESLNLQNNHLVTLEYNTIFALERSLKTLYMGSNPLSCCKNLDFLHLVQHSTVVVPDIETVTCVHEKNSEPVNIEEVNQEMCHTQGKPNYIVVAVVTVLVVSIVVGLLVKCCHARKRKCNRSFSA